In a single window of the Necator americanus strain Aroian chromosome X, whole genome shotgun sequence genome:
- a CDS encoding hypothetical protein (NECATOR_CHRX.G26241.T1), giving the protein MRSLSDKVRFVALLLLWLVTDAKPLSTTARINSGRLAGSGGVVRIGHLQPNNPVIAHEPEILKMCANDLKERKILPINYTLTVMTMESCNKFSGVEHAAFLHYMKNATVYFGPGCNNEMLVIGRLAPRWNVPIIAHMSGDDALSDRTVFSTLGSVALTSASEMARATLSFLQLNNWNEVGFVRSAVNYERLSIQSLNNLCKKQDIKVNVLVEFDEFASAEDIVSSGKLKQLKNNARIIIVELGMDIHSATNFMLAVHRTGMKNEEYVYIIPWLAHLNDHYPWEATNADKQEVKAAFENAIIITAHGYDKKFFDEFQLKFSQATGMLSSYYATIAYMSLYDALFLYGLALRDAYEDIGGYDVHQNGSFIWTKMTNRQFIGATGQVLMNNKAIRVPSYATYHTTNGTLRIVVELEAKNAEREHCERNPEQCSEHVAHEVVQFYWSSSTGKLPGAMPSCGFTGSLCDYTTYFVLLGVTIFVITIVPLSYFVYLKQKERLLYDMTWRIPRDSVRILDAKSKSEHSLASRSQSSGSFSGSLGSKQMISGQQAMSNGVRLAVKRFQQMRNITFPKSELKLLKELKLTENENLNKFYGISFNQQNEFIVLWLYCNRGSLEDILFNDELKLGRNFQISFAKDVVKGLAFLHSSPLLIHGLLCLQNCLVDSNWTVKLTNFGTEAIISEKLYHNEIKLIVAEGEDETDRLADRKYVQQAPEIIRELVTRKTLPPGSQAADIYSLGMVLYQILFRVQPFHERGKSIAKLMEMISMSNDDDQLIRPTFPSSQGTETYNLQLLSCIEACWLELPEMRPQVKKVKSMVNANLRSTGKGSLVDQMMKMMEEYTSNLENMVRDRTALLEEAQKQADRLLNSMLPKSVAEDLKVGKPVLPQLYSCATVLFSDIRGFTRISSTSTPLQIVTFLNDMFSGFDAIIAKHDAYKVETIGDAYMIVSGVPNENGNNHVQHIADIALKMRAFVSNFKLAHRPEEVMMVRIGFHSGSVAAGVVGLAAPRYCLFGDTVNMASRMESTGVANKIQISEQAHNLLHCFFQQFIVVERGKIEVKGKGECLTFYLEGKTTTKNR; this is encoded by the exons ATGCGATCTTTAAGTGATAAAGTGCGATTTGTGGCACTTCTACTACTATGGTTAGTGACGGATGCGAAACCGTTGAGTACAACAGCAAGGATAAACAGCGGACGTTTGGCTGGATCAGGAGGCGTAGTACGAATTGGTCATCTACAGCCGAACAATCCAGTAATTGCTCATGAACCGGAAATTCTTAAAATGTGCGCAAACGATTTAAAGGAACGAAAAATACTGCCTATCAACTACACTCTCAC AGTGATGACAATGGAGAGCTGCAACAAATTCTCAGGAGTTGAACACGCTGCCTTTTTGCACTATATGAAAAATGCTACGGTTTATTTTGGACCAGGTTGTAACAATG AGATGTTGGTGATCGGAAGACTAGCTCCTCGCTGGAATGTCCCTATCATTGCGCACATGTCCGGAGACGATGCTCTCAGCGACCGTACTGTGTTCTCCACCCTTGGATCCGTAGCACTTACATCGGCAAGTGAAATGGCACGTGCTACTCTATCATTCTTGCAGCTGAACAATTGGAATGAG GTCGGCTTTGTGCGATCTGCTGTGAACTACGAGCGGCTTTCTATACAATCATTAAACAACCTCTGCAAAAAGCAAGATATTAAAGTGAATGTGCTGGTTGAATTTGACGAATTCGCCTCAGCTGAAGACATCGTTTCTTCCGGAAAACTGAAGCAGCTGAAGAACAATGCAAGAA TCATAATCGTCGAATTGGGTATGGATATCCACTCTGCAACCAACTTTATGCTTGCTGTTCACCGTacaggaatgaaaaatgaagagtatGTCTACATCATTCCGTGGCTCGCTCAT TTGAACGACCATTATCCCTGGGAAGCGACGAATGCTGACAAGCAGGAAGTAAAAGCAGCATTTGAAAATGCGATCATTATCACAGCACATGGATACGATAAGAAGTTTTTCGATGAATTCCAGTTAAAATTTAGCCAAGCAACTGGAATGCTCAGCAGTTAC TACGCGACCATAGCCTACATGTCCCTCTACGATGCGTTATTCCTTTACGGTCTAGCTTTGCGTGATGCATATGAGGATATTGGGGGATACGATGTGCACCAAAATGGATCATTTATTTGGACGAAAATGACTAACAGACAATTTATTG GAGCCACTGGACAAGTTCTCATGAACAACAAAGCCATCCGCGTGCCTAGTTATGCCACATACCACACAACTAATGGTACACTTCGAATTGTCGTTGAACTCGAagcgaagaatgcagaaagagAACATTGCGAGAGAAATCCTGAGCAGTGCTCCGAACAC GTAGCTCATGAGGTTGTACAATTCTACTGGTCCTCGTCCACCGGTAAATTGCCTGGAGCGATGCCATCATGTGGATTCACTGGCTCCTTATGCGACTACACTACCTATTTTGTACTTCTTGGCGTAACTATTTTTGTGATTACGATAGTACCTTTATCCTACTTCGTCTACTTGAAGCA GAAAGAAAGACTACTTTATGATATGACTTGGCGTATTCCACGGGACAGCGTGAGAATTTTGGATGCCAAATCG aaatctgAGCACTCCCTCGCTAGTAGATCTCAAAGCTCCGGCTCATTCTCTGGGAGCTTAGGATCGAAACAAATGATTTCTGGGCAACAGGCGATGTCGAATGGAGTGCGGCTTGCCGTGAAACGATTTCaacaaatgagaaatattACATTCCCTAAGTCTGAGTTAAAACTGCTGAAGGAG TTGAAACTCACAGAAAATGAGAATCTCAACAAATTCTATGGTATCTCCTTCAATCAGCAGAACGAATTCATCGTTTTGTGGTTGTACTGCAACCGTGGAAGTCTTGAG GACATCCTCTTCAACGATGAGCTGAAACTTGGACGaaactttcaaatttcgttTGCAAAGGATGTGGTCAAG ggTCTCGCATTCCTCCATTCGTCACCGCTTTTAATTCACGGTCTCCTATGTCTGCAAAATTGCTTGGTGGATTCGAATTGGACAGTGAAGTTGACGAATTTTGGCACGGAAGCGATCATATCTGAAAAGCTGTACCATAATGAGATCAAACTCATTGTAGCTGAGGGAGAGGACGAAACAGATCGTTTGGCGGACAGAA AGTACGTGCAGCAAGCTCCCGAAATCATACGTGAGTTAGTAACTAGAAAGACACTGCCACCTGGTTCTCAGGCAGCCGATATCTATTCGCTTGGAATGGTGCTCTATCAGATCCTGTTCCGTGTTCAACCTTTCCACGAGAGAGGAAAAAGCATTGCAA AGTTAATGGAAATGATATCTATGTCGAACGATGACGACCAGCTCATTCGTCCAACATTCCCTTCCTCACAAGGAACGGAAACTTATAATCTTCAG CTCCTATCCTGCATTGAAGCTTGTTGGCTTGAACTTCCTGAGATGCGACCACAGGTAAAAAAGGTCAAGTCAATGGTCAACGCGAATCTACGTTCAAC TGGGAAAGGATCGCTTGTGGACCAGATGATGAAAATGATGGAAGAGTACACGAGCAACCTGGAGAACATGGTGCGGGATCGCACAGCCCTTCTTGAAGAGGCGCAAAAACAAGCGGATCGACTTTTGAACAGCATGTTGCCCAA GTCTGTCGCCGAGGATCTGAAGGTTGGAAAACCAGTTCTACCTCAACTCTATTCATGTGCCACTGTATTGTTCTCAGACATTCGAG GATTCACAAGGATATCGTCGACATCTACGCCCCTACAGATTGTTACATTCCTTAACGATATGTTTTCCGGATTTGATGCCATAATCGCTAAGCATGATGCGTACAAG GTTGAAACCATCGGCGATGCTTACATGATCGTATCTGGGGTACCAAATGAGAATGGCAACAATCATGTACAGCACATTGCTGACATTGCCTTAAAAATGAGAGCG TTTGTCTCGAACTTCAAACTAGCACATCGTCCTGAAGAGGTGATGATGGTCCGCATCGGGTTCCACAGCGGCAGTGTAGCGGCCGGAGTAGTTGGTCTGGCTGCTCCGAG GTATTGTCTCTTTGGTGACACTGTCAATATGGCATCCAGAATGGAGAGCACTGGAGTAGCAAACAAGATTCAA ATTTCCGAGCAAGCACACAATTTGCTCCACTGCTTCTTTCAGCAATTCATCGTCGTTGAAAGAGGAAAGATCGAAGTCAAA GGAAAAGGTGAATGCCTTACGTTCTACCTCGAAGGAAAAACGACAACGAAGAACCGGTGA
- a CDS encoding hypothetical protein (NECATOR_CHRX.G26242.T1), protein MINSTILVGTETWQTQAAIDITTPQSEKKTTRDRSCLIFRKFLNRVLVKSARKENLDGLYTVFNSIQAIPYYLMNLSQNMSNTKTSSMYGNPSVCPQLHRTVNVEEKIKFTSSEVHTVTNIG, encoded by the coding sequence ATGATCAATTCAACGATCCTGGTCGGCACCGAAACGTGGCAAACGCAGGCGGCGATCGATATCACGACCCcacaatcagaaaaaaaaactacacgtGACCGATCATGTTTGATTTTCCGGAAGTTTCTCAATCGAGTCTTAGTGAAGAGtgcaagaaaagagaatttggATGGACTCTACACTGTTTTCAATTCCATACAAGCAATTCCATACTATCTCATGAATTTATCACAAAATATGTCAAATACAAAGACAAGCTCAATGTACGGTAACCCATCTGTATGTCCACAATTGCATAGAACAGTAAatgtcgaagaaaaaattaaatttacatCTAGTGAAGTGCATACAGTGACAAATATCGGATAG
- a CDS encoding hypothetical protein (NECATOR_CHRX.G26241.T2), producing MTQYMIKCDLWHFYYYGGVVRIGHLQPNNPVIAHEPEILKMCANDLKERKILPINYTLTVMTMESCNKFSGVEHAAFLHYMKNATVYFGPGCNNEMLVIGRLAPRWNVPIIAHMSGDDALSDRTVFSTLGSVALTSASEMARATLSFLQLNNWNEVGFVRSAVNYERLSIQSLNNLCKKQDIKVNVLVEFDEFASAEDIVSSGKLKQLKNNARIIIVELGMDIHSATNFMLAVHRTGMKNEEYVYIIPWLAHLNDHYPWEATNADKQEVKAAFENAIIITAHGYDKKFFDEFQLKFSQATGMLSSYYATIAYMSLYDALFLYGLALRDAYEDIGGYDVHQNGSFIWTKMTNRQFIGATGQVLMNNKAIRVPSYATYHTTNGTLRIVVELEAKNAEREHCERNPEQCSEHVAHEVVQFYWSSSTGKLPGAMPSCGFTGSLCDYTTYFVLLGVTIFVITIVPLSYFVYLKQKERLLYDMTWRIPRDSVRILDAKSKSEHSLASRSQSSGSFSGSLGSKQMISGQQAMSNGVRLAVKRFQQMRNITFPKSELKLLKELKLTENENLNKFYGISFNQQNEFIVLWLYCNRGSLEDILFNDELKLGRNFQISFAKDVVKGLAFLHSSPLLIHGLLCLQNCLVDSNWTVKLTNFGTEAIISEKLYHNEIKLIVAEGEDETDRLADRKYVQQAPEIIRELVTRKTLPPGSQAADIYSLGMVLYQILFRVQPFHERGKSIAKLMEMISMSNDDDQLIRPTFPSSQGTETYNLQLLSCIEACWLELPEMRPQVKKVKSMVNANLRSTGKGSLVDQMMKMMEEYTSNLENMVRDRTALLEEAQKQADRLLNSMLPKSVAEDLKVGKPVLPQLYSCATVLFSDIRGFTRISSTSTPLQIVTFLNDMFSGFDAIIAKHDAYKVETIGDAYMIVSGVPNENGNNHVQHIADIALKMRAFVSNFKLAHRPEEVMMVRIGFHSGSVAAGVVGLAAPRYCLFGDTVNMASRMESTGVANKIQISEQAHNLLHCFFQQFIVVERGKIEVKGKGECLTFYLEGKTTTKNR from the exons ATGACTCAGTACA TGATAAAGTGCGATTTGTGGCACTTCTACTACTATG GAGGCGTAGTACGAATTGGTCATCTACAGCCGAACAATCCAGTAATTGCTCATGAACCGGAAATTCTTAAAATGTGCGCAAACGATTTAAAGGAACGAAAAATACTGCCTATCAACTACACTCTCAC AGTGATGACAATGGAGAGCTGCAACAAATTCTCAGGAGTTGAACACGCTGCCTTTTTGCACTATATGAAAAATGCTACGGTTTATTTTGGACCAGGTTGTAACAATG AGATGTTGGTGATCGGAAGACTAGCTCCTCGCTGGAATGTCCCTATCATTGCGCACATGTCCGGAGACGATGCTCTCAGCGACCGTACTGTGTTCTCCACCCTTGGATCCGTAGCACTTACATCGGCAAGTGAAATGGCACGTGCTACTCTATCATTCTTGCAGCTGAACAATTGGAATGAG GTCGGCTTTGTGCGATCTGCTGTGAACTACGAGCGGCTTTCTATACAATCATTAAACAACCTCTGCAAAAAGCAAGATATTAAAGTGAATGTGCTGGTTGAATTTGACGAATTCGCCTCAGCTGAAGACATCGTTTCTTCCGGAAAACTGAAGCAGCTGAAGAACAATGCAAGAA TCATAATCGTCGAATTGGGTATGGATATCCACTCTGCAACCAACTTTATGCTTGCTGTTCACCGTacaggaatgaaaaatgaagagtatGTCTACATCATTCCGTGGCTCGCTCAT TTGAACGACCATTATCCCTGGGAAGCGACGAATGCTGACAAGCAGGAAGTAAAAGCAGCATTTGAAAATGCGATCATTATCACAGCACATGGATACGATAAGAAGTTTTTCGATGAATTCCAGTTAAAATTTAGCCAAGCAACTGGAATGCTCAGCAGTTAC TACGCGACCATAGCCTACATGTCCCTCTACGATGCGTTATTCCTTTACGGTCTAGCTTTGCGTGATGCATATGAGGATATTGGGGGATACGATGTGCACCAAAATGGATCATTTATTTGGACGAAAATGACTAACAGACAATTTATTG GAGCCACTGGACAAGTTCTCATGAACAACAAAGCCATCCGCGTGCCTAGTTATGCCACATACCACACAACTAATGGTACACTTCGAATTGTCGTTGAACTCGAagcgaagaatgcagaaagagAACATTGCGAGAGAAATCCTGAGCAGTGCTCCGAACAC GTAGCTCATGAGGTTGTACAATTCTACTGGTCCTCGTCCACCGGTAAATTGCCTGGAGCGATGCCATCATGTGGATTCACTGGCTCCTTATGCGACTACACTACCTATTTTGTACTTCTTGGCGTAACTATTTTTGTGATTACGATAGTACCTTTATCCTACTTCGTCTACTTGAAGCA GAAAGAAAGACTACTTTATGATATGACTTGGCGTATTCCACGGGACAGCGTGAGAATTTTGGATGCCAAATCG aaatctgAGCACTCCCTCGCTAGTAGATCTCAAAGCTCCGGCTCATTCTCTGGGAGCTTAGGATCGAAACAAATGATTTCTGGGCAACAGGCGATGTCGAATGGAGTGCGGCTTGCCGTGAAACGATTTCaacaaatgagaaatattACATTCCCTAAGTCTGAGTTAAAACTGCTGAAGGAG TTGAAACTCACAGAAAATGAGAATCTCAACAAATTCTATGGTATCTCCTTCAATCAGCAGAACGAATTCATCGTTTTGTGGTTGTACTGCAACCGTGGAAGTCTTGAG GACATCCTCTTCAACGATGAGCTGAAACTTGGACGaaactttcaaatttcgttTGCAAAGGATGTGGTCAAG ggTCTCGCATTCCTCCATTCGTCACCGCTTTTAATTCACGGTCTCCTATGTCTGCAAAATTGCTTGGTGGATTCGAATTGGACAGTGAAGTTGACGAATTTTGGCACGGAAGCGATCATATCTGAAAAGCTGTACCATAATGAGATCAAACTCATTGTAGCTGAGGGAGAGGACGAAACAGATCGTTTGGCGGACAGAA AGTACGTGCAGCAAGCTCCCGAAATCATACGTGAGTTAGTAACTAGAAAGACACTGCCACCTGGTTCTCAGGCAGCCGATATCTATTCGCTTGGAATGGTGCTCTATCAGATCCTGTTCCGTGTTCAACCTTTCCACGAGAGAGGAAAAAGCATTGCAA AGTTAATGGAAATGATATCTATGTCGAACGATGACGACCAGCTCATTCGTCCAACATTCCCTTCCTCACAAGGAACGGAAACTTATAATCTTCAG CTCCTATCCTGCATTGAAGCTTGTTGGCTTGAACTTCCTGAGATGCGACCACAGGTAAAAAAGGTCAAGTCAATGGTCAACGCGAATCTACGTTCAAC TGGGAAAGGATCGCTTGTGGACCAGATGATGAAAATGATGGAAGAGTACACGAGCAACCTGGAGAACATGGTGCGGGATCGCACAGCCCTTCTTGAAGAGGCGCAAAAACAAGCGGATCGACTTTTGAACAGCATGTTGCCCAA GTCTGTCGCCGAGGATCTGAAGGTTGGAAAACCAGTTCTACCTCAACTCTATTCATGTGCCACTGTATTGTTCTCAGACATTCGAG GATTCACAAGGATATCGTCGACATCTACGCCCCTACAGATTGTTACATTCCTTAACGATATGTTTTCCGGATTTGATGCCATAATCGCTAAGCATGATGCGTACAAG GTTGAAACCATCGGCGATGCTTACATGATCGTATCTGGGGTACCAAATGAGAATGGCAACAATCATGTACAGCACATTGCTGACATTGCCTTAAAAATGAGAGCG TTTGTCTCGAACTTCAAACTAGCACATCGTCCTGAAGAGGTGATGATGGTCCGCATCGGGTTCCACAGCGGCAGTGTAGCGGCCGGAGTAGTTGGTCTGGCTGCTCCGAG GTATTGTCTCTTTGGTGACACTGTCAATATGGCATCCAGAATGGAGAGCACTGGAGTAGCAAACAAGATTCAA ATTTCCGAGCAAGCACACAATTTGCTCCACTGCTTCTTTCAGCAATTCATCGTCGTTGAAAGAGGAAAGATCGAAGTCAAA GGAAAAGGTGAATGCCTTACGTTCTACCTCGAAGGAAAAACGACAACGAAGAACCGGTGA
- a CDS encoding hypothetical protein (NECATOR_CHRX.G26240.T1), with protein MGGLSHRSANRWDGASVRETGLQNGPRVGGAFQKPPAWAGQLIGPRTGGTEHQSAERDCRMARERVVCHRPAERDFRVACGCGNVPSARGMSPIRRYGTSISEISNMMLRHCEHRGVGTNSLVKAPEPFMKRSID; from the coding sequence ATGGGCGGACTAAGTCATCGGTCCGCGAACAGGTGGGACGGAGCATCGGTCCGCGAAACGGGACTGCAGAATGGCCCGCGAGTGGGTGGAGCATTCCAGAAGCCCCCCGCATGGGCGGGACAACTCATCGGTCCGCGAACAGGTGGAACGGAGCATCAGTCCGCGGAACGCGACTGCAGAATGGCCCGCGAGCGAGTAGTGTGTCATAGGCCCGCAGAACGGGACTTCAGAGTGGCCTGCGGATGTGGGAACGTGCCATCAGCCCGAGGAATGTCGCCAATTAGGCGGTATGGAACTTCGATCAGTGAGATTAGTAATATGATGCTTAGGCACTGCGAACATCGTGGTGTGGGGACAAATTCTCTGGTTAAGGCACCGGAGCCTTTCATGAAACGTTCAATTGACTGA